The Sphaerisporangium siamense genome includes the window AGAACCTGGCTTTCGGCCTCAAGCTCCGCAAGATGCCCAAGGCCGAGATCGCCAAGCGCGTTCAGGAGGCCGCCAAGATGCTCGGCCTCGACCAGTACCTCAAGCGCAAGCCCGCCGCCCTGTCCGGCGGCCAGCGCCAGCGCGTCGCGATGGGCCGCGCGATCGTCCGCGAGCCGCAGGCGTTCCTCATGGACGAGCCGCTGTCCAACCTGGACGCCAAGCTCCGCGTCTCCATGCGTGCCTCCCTCAACACCCTGCACGAGCGCCTCGGCGTCACCACCGTGTACGTCACCCACGACCAGGTCGAGGCCATGACCCTCGGCGACCGGGTCTGCGTGCTGCGCGACGGCATCCTCCAGCAGGTCGACACCCCGCAGAACCTCTTCGACAGCCCGGTCAACCTGTTCGTCGCCGGCTTCATGGGCTCCCCGTCCATGAACTTCGTCAACGCCGAGCTCGTCCGGAGCGACGGCGGCGCCGCCGTGGTGTTCGGCGGCCACCGTCTCCCGGTGCCCGACTCGACGTTCGCCGAGAAGCCGGGCCTGGACCAGTACCTGGGCAAGAAGCTGATCCTCGGCATCCGCCCCTCCGACTTCGAGGACGCCGCGGCGGCCAGCGGCGGCGCCGGCGGCTGGGCGCGCTTCCCCGCCCGCGCGGAGGTCACCGAGGAGCTGGGCAGCGAGATCAACGTGCTGTTCCTCATCGACGCCCCGCCGGTCGAGCACCGCGACACCGTGGCCGCCCAGGACGCCGAGGACGACGAGGCCGCGCTGCCCCTGGTCGGCGACAAGTCGCTGTGGACCGCCCGCGTGAACTCCCGCAGCCACGTCCGCCCCGGCCAGAACATCGAGCTCGCCGTGGACGTCCACAACCTGCACTTCTTCGACACCGACAGCGGCCTCGCCGTCGGCCACCCGGCCAACGTCGGCCGCTGAGCGCCTCAGACCACTTCTCCATCCCTGCGAAGAGCCCCCGCCGTGAACCCCTCCCACGGCGGGGGCTCTTCGCGTTCAAGGAAGGGGGCACGGGAGTGCGATGGTTGCGCAAAACCGGTGCGCCGGACGCCTGACGTCCCGCTTAGGTGCATAGAACGGTTGCGTCGACATCTCGCTCGGCTTACGGGCGATGTCTCCCACAGCCGGAAACACGCCCATCGGAGAGTGCTGAATGGCGGCGAAACGCACCATACCTATGTTTGTGGCATTGATCCTGACCGGTGTGACCGGGGCGGGACCCGCGGCGGCGGCCGTCGTGACCACGTCGGCCGCCTCGGGGCCCGTCGCGCACGTGGAGCAGCGGCCCGTGTCCCGTATCCCGGCCGTGCCTCCGAACGCACCGAGGAACCTGAGACTCATCCAGATCACCGCGACCCTCATCAGGCTGCGGTGGGACCCGCCCGCGGACGACCCGTACCCGCCGCGCCCCGGCGTGGTCGCCTATGACATCTACGCCACCGGATCGCCGTTCCGGCTGATCGCCACGGTGCGCGGCACCGTCCTGACCTACCTGGACCGGCGCCGGTTCTGCGACACGGTCTCGTACTTCGTCAGGGCGCGGAACGCGGCGGGCGAGGTGTCGGCGCCGAGCAACGTCGTCACCCGTCACCGCTCGGAATGCAAGCGGCACCATGACGAGGACGCCGTGGACAACGAGCCCGACGCCAAGATCGACGACCGCGTCGACCACGTGGACGACAAGTCCCATCACGGCTCCGGGAACGACCAGGAGGTCATCAGGGCCGACAAGCTGCTCGCCCTGGAGGACTCCTCCGACGGCGGCGGCGGAGGCCACGAGTCCGACCACGATGAGGGACACGGCGGCCCCGGCGGCGCGGGCGCGGAGGCGCACGCGGCCGGCGGACCACAGGCCGGCGGCGGCCACGAGCACGCGGGCGGGCAGCAGGCCGGCAAGCAGCTCCCCTTCACCGGCGCGCCCGTGGCCGCGCTCGCGGGAGTCGGCGGGGCCCTGCTGGTCTCCGGAGCCGCCGGTGTCCTGATCTCCGTGCGGCGCCGCCGATCCACTGGTGCGCGCTAGACGGCGCCGGCGCGTCGTCGCCGCCGCGCTCCTGCCGGTTCTCGTCCTCACGTCGTACGGGGGCTGGACGGCGTATGCCGGCCTGAGCGTGCGCGACCACCTGCAGGCGACCAGGGACGCCCTGGTGCACCTGCGCGCGGTGATGAGTGCCCGTGACCTCGCCCGGATCCGCGTGACGCTGGCCGACGCCCAGCGTCACGCGGCCGAGGCGCGGCGCATCACCTCCCGCCCCGACTGGGCGCTGCTCACCCACCTGCCCGTGATCGGTGACGGCGCCACGACCGTGCGAGGGCTCGCCGAGTCGGCCGCCGAGGTCACCGGCGTGCTGGCCGGCGTCCAAGGGGTCGGCGCCTCCCTCCTCACGGCCGGTTCCGGCGCAGACGACGTCGACCGGCTCCTGAACGGTCTCAGGACGGCCGCCCCGGTCCTGCACGGTGCCACCGCCCGGCTCACCCGGGCACGCGACCGCCTGGCGGCCACTCCCGCGCGCACCCGCGTGGCCTCCGTGGACGAGGCGCGGGGCAAGGTCCTCGACGAGCTGGACCGGCTGCGCGGCTGGGTCGGCTCCGCGGCGACCGCCGCGGAACTGCTGCCGCCCATGCTGGGCGGCGACGGCCCGCGCCGCTACTTCCTGGCCTTCCAGACCAACGCCGAATCACGGGGGACCGGCGGCCTCGTCGGCGCGTTCGGCATCCTCTCCGCCGACCACGGCCGTGTCCGCGTCACGCGCCTGGCCGCCAACAACGACCTGACCCCGAGCGCCCGCCCCGTCGTCGACCACGGCCCGGCTTTCCGCGACCGGTACGGCGAGGGTGCGGCCAAGCTGCTCTCGGTCTCCAACCTCTCCCCGCACTTCCCCTACGCCGCCAGGACCTGGACCGCGCTCTGGGAGCGCCGGACCGGCCGGCGGCTGGACGGCGCCCTCGCGATCGACCCGGTCGGCCTGTCCTACGTGCTCGCCGTGATCGGGCCGGTCACCCTGCCGGGCGGGGAGCGGGTGACCACCTCCAACGTCGTCGACCTGACCGAGCGCGCGGCCTACGAGCGCTACCCCGACCCGGTGCGGCGCAAGCGCTTCCTCATCGCGATCGCCGCGGCCGTCGGCGAGGCGCTGCCCAAGGCGTTCCCCGCGCCCTCCCACCTGCTGCCCGTGCTGAAGCCCATGGCCGAGGAGCGCAGGCTCCAGATATGGAGCCGCCACGACGCCGAGCAGCGGCGCCTGTCCGCCACCGCGCTCGGCGGCGTGCTGCCGCGGCGGCCGGGGCCGTACGCCGGTCTGGTGGTCAACAACTCGGCCGGCGGCAAGCTGGACTATTACCTGAACCGCTCAGTGGATTACACGCTGGGCCCCTGCAGGAACGGCCGGCGGCCGTCGCGCGTGCGGATCCGGCTCACCAACGACGTGCCCCGCGTGGCGCTGCCGTCCTACGTCACCGGCAGGCTCGACAGCCCCGACCGGCCGCACGTGGCCGGCTCCAACCTGCTGTGGGTGTCGCTGTACGCCGGGCTCGGCAGCGAGCTCACCGGCACGCGTGTGGACGGCCGGCCCGTCTGGGCCCGCACGGAGACCGAGAGGTCCCACCCGGTGCACTCCATCCTCCTGGAGCTGGCGCCCGGCCAGTCCAGGACCTGGGAGCTCGACCTCACCGAGCCCGGCTCCGGCGCCGTTCCCGTGGTCCCGGCGCAGCCCTTGGCCCGCCCGCAGCAGACCCGGGTCGACCAGGACCGGCGTGGCTGCCCGCCCTGACCCGTGGACCCCCGCGCCGCGTGAGGAGGGCTTCCGCCTGCTGTTCGTCTGCACCGCCAACATCTGCCGCTCCCCGATCGCCGAGCGGTACGCCCGCGCCGCGCTGGGCGCGGGCTCACCCGTCGTCGTGGAGAGCGCCGGCGTCCGCGCCGTGCCCGGACGGCCGATGGCCCCCGGGGCGGCGCGCGTGCTGGAGAAGATGGGCGCCGACCCCTCGGGGTTCGCCGCGCGCCGGCTGACCTCGCGGATGCTGGAGGAGGCCGACCTGGTGCTGACCGCCACGACCGCGCATCGCGGGTCGGTGGTTCAGGAGTGCCCGCGGATCTCCCGCAGGGTCTTCACCATCACCGAGTTCGGGGCGTTGACCGGGGCCGTGCTCACGCGGCCCCGGTCGGCGGCGGACCTCGCCCGGGAGGGGGACCCGGTACGGCGGGCCCATGTCCTGCTCGCTCAGGCGCGGGCGCTGCGCGGGCTCGTCCCGGTGGACGAACCCGACGTGCCCGATCCGTACGGCAGGTGGGCCCGCGCCTACAGGTCGGCCGCCCGGCGGATCGCCGAGGGACTGTCGGCGCCGCTGGAGACGCTGACCGCCGTGGCCGCCCCGGCCTCGGCCGGCGGGCGCGGCACCTCCTCCGGCTGGTAGGAGCCGTCGTAGCCGTAGGTGTCCTTGGTCTTTGCGGGCACGAGGTTCAGTACGCTTCCCACCACGCGGGCGTTGATGGACGACAGCAGCTCGGTCGCGCGCGCGATGTGCCCCATGCGCGTCCTGCCGTGCCGGGCGATGAGCAGCGTGCTGTCGCAGACGGCGGCCAGCGAGGCGGCGTCGGTCACCGGCAGCAGCGGGGGAGTGTCGATGATGACGATGTCGTAGGTGTCGGTGAGCGTGGCCAGCAGCTTGCGCATCCCCTGCGAGTTGAGCAGCTCGCTCGGGTTCGGCGGGATCCGCCCGCTGGTCAGCACGGTGAGGGACGGCGGCCCCCAGGTCTGGGCCACGTCCTCCAGCGAGGCCGAGCCGATCAGCACGTCGGTGAGCCCCGCCGACCCTTCGAGGCCGAACTGGGCGGCGACCCGGGGACGGCGCAGGTCGGCGTCCACGATCACCACCCGCCAGTCGGCCTGGGCGAGCACGATGGCGAGGTTGACGGCGATCGAGGTCTTCCCCTCCCCGGCGAGGCAACTGGTGACCACCAGCGAACGCGGTCGCCGGTCGACGCTGATGAACTGCAGGTTCGTGCGCATCGCCCGGAACGCCTCGGCCCGGGAGGATACGCCGCGGTCGCGGATGATCAGCGGGTGCCGCTGGGCGTCACGCTCGCGCCCGATCACCCCGATGGTCGGGCTCTTCGACACGGCCTGCAGCGTCTCGGGCGTCTTGATGGTGGTGTCCACGCGATCGCGTAGCACGAGCGCGCCGATGACGGCGGCCAGGGCGATCAGCTCCGCGACGAGCAGGTTGACCAGCGGGCGTGGGCTGACCGGCCTGACCGGGACGCTCGCCTGGTCCACCACCGTCACCCTGACCGTGGACGGGCTGGACCGGCTCGGGCGCTCCAGCTTGTCGATCACCTGCGGAAAGACCACGCCCAGCTTGTCGGCCAGCCGCGCCGCGCGGACGGGGTCGCTGTCGGTGACCGTGACGCGGATCAGCGTGGTCATGGGAATGGCCTCGGCCTTGATGCCGGCCTGGACGCGACCGACCTCGTCCGGTCCGGCGATCTGGCCGACCACCCGCCGGCTGGACACGAGGCTCGCGTACGACTGCACCCGCTGCTGGGAGAGCGCGCCCGCCTGGATGGCGGTCGCGAGACTGCCCTCCTTGTCGTATCCCGTCACCAGCATGTCGATCTGTGCCTGGTAGCGGGGCGGCGTCTTGGCGGTGACGACCATGGCCGCGGCGGCGGAGGCGATCAGCGCCAGCGCGATGAGCGCCCAGTGCGCGCGGATGAGCCGGAGGTAGTAGAGGCCTTGCACGGATCAACGCCTTTCGGTGATGCTGACGGCGGGTTCGCCGGCGGGTCCGGGAACCGGGCTGTGCGCCTTCTGCAGGAGCCCGATGAGCACGATGACCGCGGCGACCGCGGCGACCGTGGTGATGAGGGGCGGGGTGAGTCGCAAGGTCATCGCCAGGTTGAGCGCGCCTGAGAGGGCCGCGGCGCCGGCCAGGACGAGGGTCGTGCCCCCGACGCTGAGGCCGAGCGCGTTGAGGCGGTGGGACAGGTGGTCGGTGGCGCCGAGCAGAAGAGGACGGCCGGCGCGCGCCCGGGACAGCAGCACCACCCCGGTGTCGATCGTGGCGACGAACGTGGGCAGGAGCAGGGTCCCGATCACCTGGTCCGGGGCCTCGTCCCTCGCCACCGCCGTGGCGGAACAGGCCACGACGAACCCGATGAAGAGCGAGCCGGAGTCGCCCATGAACACCCTGGCGGGCGCCCAGTTGTGCAGCAGGAACCCCACGCCGGCGCAGCACAGCGCGGTCAGCATCATGCCGATCATCGGCCGGCCGGCGACGAAGGCCGTGACGGCGAGCGGGGCGGCGCCGGCCGCCGTGATGGCGCCGAGCGAGCCGTCCTGGTTGTCGAGCAGGTTGAACGAGTTCGTGATCAGGACGATCCACAGGATCGTCAGCGGGACGTCCGGCCAGCCGCCCGTCACGGGGGCGTGGAGCCCGCCCAGCACGACCCCGGCCGCCGCCACCGACTCGACGCCGAGCCGGGCGATGGGGGAGAGCGGCGCGATGTCGTCGATCAGGCCGAGCAGCGCCACGGCGACGGCGGCGCAGATCACCACGGCGAGCGTGAGGTCGTTCAGGCCGACGATGACGATCACGGGGGCGACGGTGCCCAGCATGATCGCGACTCCCCCGAGATAGGGGATCGGGCGGGCGTGCGCCTTGTACCCGCCCGGGCGGTCGGTGATGCCCCAGCGGATCGCGAGCCGGCCGAGTGGCCCCGTCGCGAGCGCGGTGAGCAGGAAACCGGCCAGCCCGGTCATGAGGATCGTGGACGCGTTCATCGCGGGGACGCCACCAGTTCGCCCTGGGCCTCGACGATGGTCTCCCGCAGGATGTCGAGGAGCGAGCGCCGCGGCGTCCACCCGGTGAGGGCGTGCAGCTTCGCCGTGTCGGGGACCCGGCGGGTCATGTCCTCGAAGCCGGTCTCGTACGCCTGCGCGTACGGGATGTTCTCGATCCCGCTCGACGTCCCGGTCAGCTCGATGATCATCTTGGCCAGCTCCAGGATGGTGACCTCGTGGGAGGCGCCGACGTTGAACGTCTCGCCGATCGCCTCCTCCCGGTCCAGCAGCTCCAGCAGCGCCACCACCACGTCGGCCACGTGGGCGAAACACCGGGTCTGGGTGCCGTCGCCGAAGACGGTGAGCGGCGTGCCGCCGAGCGCCTGCCGGATCAGGCGGGGGATGACCATCCCGTAGGCGGGGCTCTGCCGGGGGCCCACCGTGTTGAACAGCCGCACGACGACGGTCGGCAGGCCGCGTTCCTTGTGGTAGGCGTTGGCGAGGATCTCGTCCACCGCCTTGGCCGTGCTGTAGGCCCACCTGACCACCGCCGGGCTGCCGAGCACGCGGTCGGAGAGCTCCGACAGCGGGCCGCTGGAGTTCTTCCCGTAGATCTCGCTCGTGCTGGTGATCAAAATCTTCCTGCGGTAGCGGTGCGCCGCCTCGATCACGATCTCCGACCCGCGGATGTTGGTCGTCAGCGACCGCAGCGGGTGGTCGACGATCAGCTTCACCCCGACGGCGGCGGCGAGGTGCACGACGACGTCGCACCGGTGCACCAGCTCGTCGACGATGAGCTCGTCCAGCACCGAGCCCTGGACGAACCGCAGGCGCGGATGGCCGAGGACGTGTTCGATGTTGGCGATGCGCCCGGTCGACAGGTTGTCCAGGACGCACACGGAGTCGCCGCGCGCGAGCAGGGAATCGGTCAGATGGGATCCGATGAACCCGCTCCCGCCGGTTATCAGGTAGGTCTTCCCTGGCGAGTCGTTCACGGCTTCTCCTGTCAGCGTGCGAGGACGTCCTTGGTGGTCGATGCGGTCGGTGTGCTCCATCAGAGGGCGGCGTCGATCTCGTGCGGGACCGGGCGCGTGAACGTCCGGAACCAGGCCACCGTCCGGCGCAGCCCCTCCTCCAGCGAGACGGGCCGCAGGTCGGGGAACAGCTCTCCGAGCAGCCGGGGGGAGGATCGCGAGTCGTGGATGTCACCGGTCCTGGGCGGCAGGAAGGACGCCTCGACGGGGCGGTCCAGCACGGTCGCGAGCGCGTGCCTCAGCTCCAGCAGGGAGACCCGCGTGCCGAACGCGAGATTGACCGGCACGGGGCTGGTCACGCCGCGGGCCGACGCCTCGGCCAGGACGTCGGCCACGGACTCGACGTAGGTGAAGTCCCGGGCCTGGGTGCCGTCCCCGTAGATCGGGACCGGCTCGCCGCGCAGCGCCGCCGACACGAACGCCGGCACGACGGCCGCGTAGGCGTGGTCGGCCGGTTGCAGCGGCCCGTAGACGTTGAAGAACCGGAACGCCAGCACCGGCAGGCCGTAGCTGTGCCCGTAGGCCAAGGTGTAGCTCTCCGCGGCGAGCTTCCCGGCGCCGTACGGGCTGAGCGGCCGGGCGGGCAGGTCCTCGTGCTTGTACGCCTCCGGGCTGTCCCCGTACACCGAGGACGACGAGGCGACGATCACGTGCGGCCCGGTCCGCCGGCACGCCTCCAGCACGTTGACGGTGCCGGTGGCGTTGACGATGTGCGAGGTCAGCGGGTCCTTCAGCGACCGCGGCACGGACGGCACGGCCGCGAGATGGATCACCGTGGTCGCGGCGGGGACCAGCTCGGCCAGCAGTTTGCGGTCCAGGACGCTGCCCATCACGAACTCGGCGTCGATCCCGGCGAGGTTGACGAGGTCCCCGCCGGTGAGATCGTCCAGGACCGTGACCCGCTCGACGTCCGGCCGGGCGGCCAGCGTGCGGCACACGTTCGCGCCGATGAAGCCGGCCCCGCCTGTCACGAGCACTCTCATCTGTCCACCTCCGTGGTTTCTGGCCGGCGGTCGCGCGCGGCCGCCCGGTAAAGGGCCTCGGTGTCGGAGACCAGGCGTTCGACGGCGAAGGCCGTGGTGGTCCAGCGGCGGGCGGCCTCACCCATGGTCCGGGCGAGCCCGGGGTCGGTGAGCAGCCGCACGACGTGGCCCGCCAGCTCGGCGGGGTCGCGCCCGGCCAGCAGCCCGGTCCGGCCGTCCAGCACCACTTCGCCGACGCTGCCCACGCGGGTCGCCACGACCGGCGCCCCTGCCATGCCGGCCTCGATGAGCGTGAGCGGCGTCCCCTCGTTGTCCGAGGTGAGCAGGACGACGTCCGCGGCCGCGTAGACCGTCTCGGTGTCGCCGCGCCAGCCGGTGAACATGACCGGCCCGGGAAGCCGCGCCGCGGCGCGCTCGGTCTCCTCGCGCAGCTCGCCGCCGCCGCAGACGACGAACCGGCAGCCGGGGACCCACTCCAGGACGGCCTCGGCCGTGGCGAGCAGCCGGTCGGGCCGCTTCACCTGGGTCAGCCGTCCCAGGAAGGCCACCACCGGCACGTCCAGGGGCAGGTCCAGGTCCTTCCTGGCCGTCTCGCGGGACGGCAGCGCGCGCAGGCCGACGCCCGGGGGGATGACGACGTACTTGCCCGGCGTGCCGATCCCGGCG containing:
- a CDS encoding ABC transporter ATP-binding protein; translated protein: MASIVLRNVDKIYAGGVKAVNGLNLEIRDGEFMVLVGPSGCGKSTALRMIAGLEDISGGEISIGDRVVNHLPPKDRDIAMVFQNYALYPHMTVEENLAFGLKLRKMPKAEIAKRVQEAAKMLGLDQYLKRKPAALSGGQRQRVAMGRAIVREPQAFLMDEPLSNLDAKLRVSMRASLNTLHERLGVTTVYVTHDQVEAMTLGDRVCVLRDGILQQVDTPQNLFDSPVNLFVAGFMGSPSMNFVNAELVRSDGGAAVVFGGHRLPVPDSTFAEKPGLDQYLGKKLILGIRPSDFEDAAAASGGAGGWARFPARAEVTEELGSEINVLFLIDAPPVEHRDTVAAQDAEDDEAALPLVGDKSLWTARVNSRSHVRPGQNIELAVDVHNLHFFDTDSGLAVGHPANVGR
- a CDS encoding fibronectin type III domain-containing protein; protein product: MILTGVTGAGPAAAAVVTTSAASGPVAHVEQRPVSRIPAVPPNAPRNLRLIQITATLIRLRWDPPADDPYPPRPGVVAYDIYATGSPFRLIATVRGTVLTYLDRRRFCDTVSYFVRARNAAGEVSAPSNVVTRHRSECKRHHDEDAVDNEPDAKIDDRVDHVDDKSHHGSGNDQEVIRADKLLALEDSSDGGGGGHESDHDEGHGGPGGAGAEAHAAGGPQAGGGHEHAGGQQAGKQLPFTGAPVAALAGVGGALLVSGAAGVLISVRRRRSTGAR
- a CDS encoding DUF4012 domain-containing protein; protein product: MRARRRRRVVAAALLPVLVLTSYGGWTAYAGLSVRDHLQATRDALVHLRAVMSARDLARIRVTLADAQRHAAEARRITSRPDWALLTHLPVIGDGATTVRGLAESAAEVTGVLAGVQGVGASLLTAGSGADDVDRLLNGLRTAAPVLHGATARLTRARDRLAATPARTRVASVDEARGKVLDELDRLRGWVGSAATAAELLPPMLGGDGPRRYFLAFQTNAESRGTGGLVGAFGILSADHGRVRVTRLAANNDLTPSARPVVDHGPAFRDRYGEGAAKLLSVSNLSPHFPYAARTWTALWERRTGRRLDGALAIDPVGLSYVLAVIGPVTLPGGERVTTSNVVDLTERAAYERYPDPVRRKRFLIAIAAAVGEALPKAFPAPSHLLPVLKPMAEERRLQIWSRHDAEQRRLSATALGGVLPRRPGPYAGLVVNNSAGGKLDYYLNRSVDYTLGPCRNGRRPSRVRIRLTNDVPRVALPSYVTGRLDSPDRPHVAGSNLLWVSLYAGLGSELTGTRVDGRPVWARTETERSHPVHSILLELAPGQSRTWELDLTEPGSGAVPVVPAQPLARPQQTRVDQDRRGCPP
- a CDS encoding arsenate reductase/protein-tyrosine-phosphatase family protein; protein product: MAARPDPWTPAPREEGFRLLFVCTANICRSPIAERYARAALGAGSPVVVESAGVRAVPGRPMAPGAARVLEKMGADPSGFAARRLTSRMLEEADLVLTATTAHRGSVVQECPRISRRVFTITEFGALTGAVLTRPRSAADLAREGDPVRRAHVLLAQARALRGLVPVDEPDVPDPYGRWARAYRSAARRIAEGLSAPLETLTAVAAPASAGGRGTSSGW
- a CDS encoding polysaccharide biosynthesis tyrosine autokinase — protein: MQGLYYLRLIRAHWALIALALIASAAAAMVVTAKTPPRYQAQIDMLVTGYDKEGSLATAIQAGALSQQRVQSYASLVSSRRVVGQIAGPDEVGRVQAGIKAEAIPMTTLIRVTVTDSDPVRAARLADKLGVVFPQVIDKLERPSRSSPSTVRVTVVDQASVPVRPVSPRPLVNLLVAELIALAAVIGALVLRDRVDTTIKTPETLQAVSKSPTIGVIGRERDAQRHPLIIRDRGVSSRAEAFRAMRTNLQFISVDRRPRSLVVTSCLAGEGKTSIAVNLAIVLAQADWRVVIVDADLRRPRVAAQFGLEGSAGLTDVLIGSASLEDVAQTWGPPSLTVLTSGRIPPNPSELLNSQGMRKLLATLTDTYDIVIIDTPPLLPVTDAASLAAVCDSTLLIARHGRTRMGHIARATELLSSINARVVGSVLNLVPAKTKDTYGYDGSYQPEEVPRPPAEAGAATAVSVSSGADSPSAIRRAADL
- a CDS encoding glycosyltransferase family 4 protein produces the protein MNASTILMTGLAGFLLTALATGPLGRLAIRWGITDRPGGYKAHARPIPYLGGVAIMLGTVAPVIVIVGLNDLTLAVVICAAVAVALLGLIDDIAPLSPIARLGVESVAAAGVVLGGLHAPVTGGWPDVPLTILWIVLITNSFNLLDNQDGSLGAITAAGAAPLAVTAFVAGRPMIGMMLTALCCAGVGFLLHNWAPARVFMGDSGSLFIGFVVACSATAVARDEAPDQVIGTLLLPTFVATIDTGVVLLSRARAGRPLLLGATDHLSHRLNALGLSVGGTTLVLAGAAALSGALNLAMTLRLTPPLITTVAAVAAVIVLIGLLQKAHSPVPGPAGEPAVSITERR
- a CDS encoding GDP-mannose 4,6-dehydratase encodes the protein MNDSPGKTYLITGGSGFIGSHLTDSLLARGDSVCVLDNLSTGRIANIEHVLGHPRLRFVQGSVLDELIVDELVHRCDVVVHLAAAVGVKLIVDHPLRSLTTNIRGSEIVIEAAHRYRRKILITSTSEIYGKNSSGPLSELSDRVLGSPAVVRWAYSTAKAVDEILANAYHKERGLPTVVVRLFNTVGPRQSPAYGMVIPRLIRQALGGTPLTVFGDGTQTRCFAHVADVVVALLELLDREEAIGETFNVGASHEVTILELAKMIIELTGTSSGIENIPYAQAYETGFEDMTRRVPDTAKLHALTGWTPRRSLLDILRETIVEAQGELVASPR
- a CDS encoding NAD-dependent epimerase/dehydratase family protein; the encoded protein is MRVLVTGGAGFIGANVCRTLAARPDVERVTVLDDLTGGDLVNLAGIDAEFVMGSVLDRKLLAELVPAATTVIHLAAVPSVPRSLKDPLTSHIVNATGTVNVLEACRRTGPHVIVASSSSVYGDSPEAYKHEDLPARPLSPYGAGKLAAESYTLAYGHSYGLPVLAFRFFNVYGPLQPADHAYAAVVPAFVSAALRGEPVPIYGDGTQARDFTYVESVADVLAEASARGVTSPVPVNLAFGTRVSLLELRHALATVLDRPVEASFLPPRTGDIHDSRSSPRLLGELFPDLRPVSLEEGLRRTVAWFRTFTRPVPHEIDAAL
- a CDS encoding glycosyltransferase, whose protein sequence is MKSDSRIRVMEIIARLNVGGPATQISGLIERLDHREFDHRLYTGHVEEDETEHLRLGALAGRPGPDGPALRVHRVHGLGRAIRPSDDVRALAHLVAAMRRFRPHVVHTRTAKAGALGRLASALSGVGSARVHTFHGHLLDGYFTGVKRAAYVRAERALAAVSHRLVTVGDRVREDLLAAGIGTPGKYVVIPPGVGLRALPSRETARKDLDLPLDVPVVAFLGRLTQVKRPDRLLATAEAVLEWVPGCRFVVCGGGELREETERAAARLPGPVMFTGWRGDTETVYAAADVVLLTSDNEGTPLTLIEAGMAGAPVVATRVGSVGEVVLDGRTGLLAGRDPAELAGHVVRLLTDPGLARTMGEAARRWTTTAFAVERLVSDTEALYRAAARDRRPETTEVDR